A genomic region of Mesobacillus jeotgali contains the following coding sequences:
- a CDS encoding YrzQ family protein — protein MNKMLTSVIALGAGMAAYNYASNNNLMSGRKMKRLGRKMTRALF, from the coding sequence ATGAATAAAATGTTAACCTCCGTAATCGCTTTGGGCGCTGGTATGGCGGCTTATAATTATGCTTCCAACAACAATTTGATGTCTGGAAGGAAAATGAAGAGGCTTGGCAGGAAAATGACGAGAGCTTTATTCTAA
- a CDS encoding PRC-barrel domain-containing protein, protein MRTFSLLKGLPVYELATGQKLGEVCDVSISGNGSVVGLLVKKGAFIKKTFQVKVGQVSSFGEDGVMVKDKSALERLETEPEYTFEHNESLAGKKLLSKEGEQLGLLEDVYFMEELGTIVGYELTDGFFSDIANGKRVIKTTGPPAIGKDAIVVTVKSR, encoded by the coding sequence TTGCGGACATTTTCACTTTTAAAGGGACTGCCAGTATATGAATTGGCGACTGGTCAAAAACTGGGCGAAGTTTGTGATGTGAGCATTTCAGGCAATGGAAGCGTAGTAGGCTTACTTGTAAAAAAGGGTGCGTTCATCAAGAAAACTTTTCAGGTCAAAGTGGGCCAGGTTTCATCCTTTGGTGAAGATGGGGTCATGGTGAAAGACAAGTCAGCCTTGGAGCGATTGGAGACAGAGCCTGAATATACATTCGAGCATAATGAGAGCCTTGCTGGGAAAAAGCTTCTTTCGAAAGAAGGTGAGCAGCTTGGCTTGCTGGAGGATGTATATTTCATGGAAGAATTGGGCACGATTGTAGGGTACGAATTAACGGATGGCTTTTTTTCGGATATCGCGAATGGAAAGCGTGTCATTAAGACCACTGGTCCGCCTGCAATCGGAAAGGATGCCATCGTCGTCACTGTTAAATCGAGATGA